A single window of Candoia aspera isolate rCanAsp1 chromosome 3, rCanAsp1.hap2, whole genome shotgun sequence DNA harbors:
- the C3H1orf87 gene encoding uncharacterized protein C1orf87 homolog, which produces MASVRNVPYGFSANYETVIKIIGSKYVRCLVEKSDGKAKEIVKPEAQAMRQTLPPRNVRQSNGKSPDLNKAPGQQINHGVSVELQNKDRMEKQSSNQPETNVIRSVDSKELKPLNLYCVTAPCGDRSLSYIHSIKKTSIEAQNSKQLQKQDILPELTETKDEDDSLLALLKKEIELHPISLTALGSLHEELKEMDPRKSGFLSQAQLSILLLKHDVPLQLPTVKLLFKKCSQANDQELINYEKLIQLLTLVSSSKMQQILPEKNQSKRNQSSWTSKDIFLALKQILKEQKGELDLGKLTQSFLQEDQICSGLLSFPEVENICQKYGLVLHPGMMETLVNLCGFGRRGRIQWKPFVEFLKKAQTGINPALLVCKRRNEEKSEDNSQHVPLKIKQQPIFRTAKPQNSYDSGDSEGREAWIDRFRKLEKALYLSDVKNTGKLEKEKAKRLIHNYNQIYDLCLSPLKIDKAFRPFHSGQDMPLEPLLQYLKEL; this is translated from the exons ATGGCTTCAGTGAGAAACGTACCTTATGGATTTAGTGCAAATTAtgagactgtaataaagataatTGGGAGCAAATATGTCCGGTGCCTTGTAGAGAAAAGTGATGG GAAAGCAAAGGAGATTGTGAAACCTGAGGCACAGGCCATGCGCCAGACATTACCTCCTCGTAATGTAAGACAGTcaaatggaaaatctccagaccTCAACAAGGCACCTGGTCAGCAAATCAATCATGGTGTCAGCGTTGAACTGCAGAACAAAGACAGAATGGAAAAACAGTCATCCAACCAACCAGAGACAAATGTTATCAGATCTGTGGACAGCAAA GAATTAAAGCCACTGAATTTATACTGTGTCACTGCTCCCTGTGGAGATAGGTCTTTATCTTACATTCACTCaatcaaaaaaacatctattgaagctcagaattcaaaacaacttCAAAAACAG GACATCCTGCCAGAGTTAACAGAGACAAAGGATGAGGATGATTCTCTTCTAGCTCTGCTTAAAAAGGAAATTGAACTGCATCCTATAAGTCTCACTGCTTTGGGCAGCCTTCATGAAGAGCTCAAAGAGATGGATCCCAGAAAATCAGGATTTCTGTCTCAGGCCCAGCTGAGCATCCTGCTTCTCAAACATGATGTCCCCCTACAATTACCAACAGTCAAACTCCTTTTCAAAAAATGTTCACAGGCTAATGACCAAGAATTG ATAAATTATGAAAAATTGATCCAGTTATTAACACTAGTGTCATCAAGCAAAATGCAACAAATCCTTCCTGAGAAGAATCAAAGTAAAAGGAATCAAAG TTCTTGGACATCCAAAGATATATTTCTGGCATTGAAGCAAATACTGAAAGAACAAAAAGGAGAGCTGGACTTGGGAAAATTAACCCAGAGTTTTCTGCAAGAAGACCAGATTTGCTCAGGCCTTCTTTCATTTCCTGAG GTAGAGAATATTTGCCAAAAGTATGGACTAGTTCTACATCCTGGGATGATGGAAACTTTGGTCAATTTATGTGGCTTTGGTAGAAGAGGCAGAATACA ATGGAAACCATTTGTAGAGTTTCTGAAGAAAGCCCAGACTGGAATAAACCCTGCTTTGCTTGTTTGTAAAA GAAGAAATGAGGAGAAGAGTGAAGATAATTCTCAG CATGTTCCTTTGAAGATCAAACAGCAGCCTATATTTCGTACTGCTAAACCACAGAACTCATATGATTCTGGTGATTCTGAAGGACGAGAGGCCTGGATAGACCGATTTAGAAAATTGGAGAAAGCCCTTTATTTATCCGATGTCAAAAACACAG GCaagttggaaaaagaaaaagccaagcgCCTGATCCATAACTACAATCAAATTTATGATCTGTGCCTTAGTCCTCTGAAAATTGATAAAGCGTTCCGACCTTTTCATTCTGGACAAGATATGCCACTGGAACCATTACTTCAGTACTTAAAGGAGCTCTAA